Proteins encoded together in one Bradyrhizobium sp. CB82 window:
- the purU gene encoding formyltetrahydrofolate deformylase, translated as MPDHQYVLTLSCPDRPGIVSAVSTFLAHNGQNILDAQQFDDIETKKFFMRVVFTAADLAVELSALQTGFAAIAERFGMEWQMRDRAVHRRAMLLVSKSDHCLVDILYRWRTGELPMILTAIVSNHPREAYSGLDFGEIPFHHLPITRETKREQEAQILDLVAKTKTDLVVLARYMQILSDDLSAKLSGRCINIHHSFLPGFKGAKPYHQAHERGVKLIGATAHYVTHDLDEGPIIDQDVERISHRDMPGDLVRKGRDIERRVLARAIRYHLDDRVILNGRKTVVFMD; from the coding sequence ATGCCCGACCATCAATATGTTCTGACGCTCTCCTGTCCGGATCGCCCGGGCATCGTCTCGGCGGTGTCGACCTTCCTCGCCCATAACGGACAGAACATCCTCGACGCCCAGCAGTTCGACGATATCGAGACCAAGAAGTTCTTCATGCGGGTGGTGTTCACGGCCGCCGATCTCGCCGTCGAGCTGTCGGCCTTGCAGACCGGTTTCGCCGCGATCGCGGAGCGCTTCGGCATGGAGTGGCAGATGCGCGACCGCGCGGTGCATCGCCGCGCGATGCTGCTGGTGTCGAAGTCCGACCACTGCCTGGTCGATATCCTCTATCGCTGGCGCACCGGCGAGTTACCGATGATCCTGACCGCGATCGTCTCCAACCATCCGCGCGAGGCCTATTCCGGGCTCGATTTCGGCGAGATCCCGTTCCATCATCTACCTATCACCAGGGAAACCAAGCGCGAGCAGGAGGCGCAGATCCTCGATCTCGTCGCCAAGACGAAGACCGATCTCGTGGTGCTCGCGCGCTACATGCAAATCCTGTCGGACGATCTTTCCGCAAAGCTGTCGGGGCGCTGCATCAACATTCACCACTCATTCCTGCCGGGCTTCAAGGGCGCAAAGCCCTATCACCAGGCCCATGAGCGCGGGGTCAAGCTGATCGGCGCGACCGCGCACTACGTGACGCACGATCTCGACGAGGGCCCGATCATCGACCAGGACGTCGAGCGCATCAGCCATCGCGACATGCCCGGCGATCTCGTCCGCAAGGGCCGCGACATCGAGCGGCGCGTGCTCGCGCGGGCGATCCGCTACCACCTGGACGACCGCGTCATTCTCAACGGCCGTAAGACCGTGGTGTTCATGGATTAG
- a CDS encoding ABC transporter substrate-binding protein — MFGRRKLSWVATLAAVAGLVAATPARADDTVKVGLILPMTGGQASTGKQIENAIKLYMQQKGDTVAGKKVEIIVKDDAAIPDKTKTAAQELIVNDKVNFIAGFGVTPAALAAAPLATQAKIPEVVMAAGTSIITERSPYIVRTSFTLAQSSTIIGDWAVKNGIKKVATLTSDYAPGNDALNFFKEHFTAGGGEVVEEVKVPLANPDFAPFLQRMKDAKPDAIFVFVPAGQGGNFMKQYAERGLDKAGIKVIGPGDVTDDDLLNNMGDAVLGTVTAHLYSAAHPSQMNKDFVAAYKKAFGNRPGFMAVSGYDGIHLIYEALKKTGGGTDGTKLVEAMKGQKWESPRGPISIDPETRDIVQNIYIRKVEKVDGELYNVEFQTFEAVKDLGKTKK; from the coding sequence ATGTTCGGACGTCGCAAATTGTCATGGGTGGCCACGCTCGCGGCCGTCGCGGGCCTCGTGGCCGCCACGCCCGCCAGGGCGGACGATACCGTGAAGGTCGGCCTGATCCTGCCGATGACCGGCGGCCAGGCCTCGACCGGCAAGCAGATCGAGAACGCGATCAAACTCTACATGCAGCAGAAGGGCGACACCGTCGCCGGCAAGAAAGTCGAGATCATCGTCAAGGACGATGCCGCGATTCCCGACAAGACCAAGACCGCCGCGCAGGAGCTGATCGTCAACGACAAGGTCAATTTCATTGCCGGCTTCGGCGTGACGCCGGCGGCACTCGCCGCGGCGCCGCTCGCCACCCAGGCGAAGATTCCGGAAGTCGTGATGGCGGCCGGCACCTCAATCATCACCGAGCGCTCGCCCTATATCGTGCGCACCAGCTTCACGCTGGCGCAGTCCTCGACCATCATCGGCGACTGGGCGGTGAAGAACGGCATCAAGAAGGTCGCAACGCTGACCTCGGACTACGCGCCGGGTAATGACGCGCTCAACTTCTTCAAGGAGCATTTCACCGCCGGCGGCGGCGAGGTCGTCGAAGAGGTCAAGGTGCCCTTGGCCAATCCGGACTTTGCGCCGTTCCTTCAGCGAATGAAGGACGCCAAGCCCGACGCGATCTTCGTGTTCGTGCCGGCGGGCCAGGGCGGCAACTTCATGAAGCAGTATGCCGAGCGTGGTCTCGACAAGGCCGGAATCAAGGTGATCGGACCGGGTGACGTCACCGACGACGATCTCCTCAACAACATGGGCGATGCCGTGCTCGGCACCGTGACCGCCCATCTCTACTCTGCGGCGCATCCATCGCAGATGAACAAGGATTTCGTTGCGGCCTACAAGAAGGCCTTCGGCAACCGCCCGGGCTTCATGGCCGTGAGCGGCTATGACGGCATCCACCTGATCTACGAGGCGCTGAAGAAGACGGGTGGCGGCACCGACGGCACCAAGCTGGTCGAGGCGATGAAGGGGCAGAAGTGGGAGAGCCCGCGCGGCCCGATCTCGATCGATCCCGAGACGCGCGACATTGTGCAGAACATCTACATCCGCAAGGTCGAGAAGGTCGACGGTGAGCTCTACAACGTCGAATTCCAGACGTTCGAGGCCGTCAAGGATCTCGGCAAGACCAAGAAATAA
- a CDS encoding uroporphyrinogen-III synthase, with amino-acid sequence MADRLNGYRILILETREEAQFSKLLAEQGADVVQCPMFAIHDAPDPAPVEAWIRRSVDRPFDDLVLMTGEGLRRMMKLARERGIDQAFVAALAKSRKFTRGPKPGKALREVGLDSQQTTEKPTTEGVIEMLSKIDLRGHRLGIQLYPDKDHSALIGSLEAQGAEVDSVLPYVYDPKAADANIVTAIDDMAAGRIDAIALTNLGQVRRLVEAAKAHGSEARLRAGLERTLIASVGPAVSGELAAHGLRTDIAPVEDHYFMRPLITAMAAALAEKRPKVAG; translated from the coding sequence ATGGCCGACCGGCTGAACGGCTACCGCATCCTGATCCTGGAAACGCGCGAGGAGGCCCAATTTTCCAAGCTTCTCGCTGAACAAGGCGCCGACGTCGTGCAATGCCCGATGTTCGCCATTCACGACGCGCCGGACCCCGCGCCGGTCGAGGCGTGGATCCGACGCTCTGTCGACAGGCCGTTCGACGACCTCGTGCTGATGACCGGCGAAGGCCTGCGGCGGATGATGAAGCTCGCGCGCGAGCGCGGGATCGACCAGGCGTTTGTCGCGGCGTTGGCGAAGTCGCGCAAATTCACCCGTGGCCCCAAGCCCGGCAAAGCCCTCCGCGAGGTCGGGCTGGATTCGCAGCAGACCACGGAGAAGCCGACCACCGAGGGCGTCATCGAGATGCTATCGAAGATCGATCTCCGGGGGCATCGGCTCGGGATTCAGCTTTATCCGGACAAGGATCACAGCGCGCTGATCGGCTCGCTCGAGGCGCAAGGCGCCGAAGTCGATAGCGTGTTGCCCTACGTCTACGATCCCAAGGCGGCGGATGCGAATATCGTCACTGCGATCGACGACATGGCGGCGGGACGGATCGATGCCATCGCGCTCACCAATCTGGGCCAGGTCCGTCGCCTGGTCGAAGCCGCGAAGGCGCATGGCAGCGAGGCGCGCCTGCGCGCAGGATTAGAACGGACGCTGATTGCGTCGGTGGGACCGGCGGTCTCCGGCGAACTCGCGGCGCACGGCTTGCGCACCGACATTGCGCCGGTGGAAGACCACTACTTCATGCGTCCGCTCATCACGGCGATGGCGGCGGCGCTCGCCGAGAAGCGGCCGAAGGTAGCGGGTTAA
- a CDS encoding adenylate/guanylate cyclase domain-containing protein has translation MKCSGCSFEVQSGFAFCPKCGTKQPNPCPACGFPCAPDFAYCPKCGALVCEDPQGGGQASVRTSPKTLPTPLLVPTVEAERSFRPPADKIDSEANRRTITVLFADLSGFTSMSERLDPEVMQTLQNELFEELTAAVQSFGGFVDKFIGDALLALFGAPAAHEDDPERAVRSALDMISRTARLSERVKAYAGSPLLLHVGINTGHVVAGGLGVGVAKSYSVTGDTVNTAQRLQSMASPGEVLVGPLTHRLTRHAFSYDSLGEVSLKGKMGSVLVHRLNAPLEAPRAARGLDTLGLNAPLIGRDAELARTIGSLDLACGGAAQLVRLVGEAGIGKTRLVNEFVGRIRDEDRFAGVAIRQAVCSPLGEQSYGTLAAVLRSAYGIAQKAGAAEAAAKVAEALSELGLPAEEADRLMPLYLHVLGLGDPNAVLRHVEPEQLRRQIFFAIRTVFERRLALSPLLIIVEDLHWADAVSLEALRFLMDRLERTRLMLLFTHRPMLELDRFGSSRISHTTLRLPPLGDVDGQRLLAAYFSPSWREAPGHLFSRILERASGNPLFLEEIIRGLIEAGTLERDGAQWRIKSDEAAADIPASIQALLLARLDRLPHDVRRLAQEAAVIGPRFDAAVLRATATERERVEAGLELLCDAEIVEEVAGSNSSSLRSYRFTQTMLQDVIYQNLLLQRRIELHGRIGAALERLYGKEPERLEDLILLGHHFSLSASKLRGARYLRVAGDRARASYANDDALRFYQQSLSVLSTGSERQPEHLVLYERIADLCRVAGRRSTAEEHYQSALEGHRAAGDRIGEARILRKLGRLLWDAGKRTKAEAHYAEAAERLGGIEAPIEWAHLLQERGRLAFRVGDHVAAARWADEALGYARSVPADADGQAGLEAARAVAEALNTKAVALARLGRHQEAVREVEQSVAAAEAAGLLNVACRGYTNLGVLYTIVDPAQAMEVCRRGLGIALRIADLGFQARLLANFAVACCTFTDRCTEEGVPAAEKAVEIDRALDQREHLPVPLIVLGQIHQCHFRPDLAARCYKEAIDVASETGEPQLLFPCYDGLATLNLDRGDMPEAERYFALAHEVCARHGLDPAGLIVLPFLD, from the coding sequence ATGAAGTGCTCGGGGTGCAGTTTCGAGGTTCAGAGCGGCTTTGCCTTCTGCCCGAAGTGCGGCACGAAGCAGCCGAACCCGTGCCCTGCCTGCGGCTTTCCATGCGCGCCGGATTTCGCCTATTGCCCGAAATGCGGCGCCCTCGTCTGTGAGGACCCCCAAGGCGGCGGGCAGGCATCGGTGCGGACGAGCCCGAAAACACTCCCAACGCCACTGCTCGTGCCGACAGTCGAGGCTGAACGCTCATTTCGACCGCCGGCGGATAAAATCGATAGCGAAGCAAATCGCCGTACCATCACCGTGCTGTTTGCCGATCTCAGCGGTTTCACTTCGATGAGCGAGCGGCTCGACCCCGAGGTCATGCAGACGCTTCAGAACGAACTGTTCGAGGAACTGACGGCCGCGGTGCAAAGCTTTGGCGGCTTCGTGGACAAGTTCATCGGCGATGCGCTGCTTGCTCTGTTCGGTGCGCCGGCCGCGCACGAGGACGATCCGGAGCGGGCGGTCCGCTCTGCCCTCGACATGATCAGCCGGACGGCGCGCCTCAGCGAGCGCGTGAAGGCCTACGCCGGTTCACCGCTGCTGCTCCATGTCGGTATCAACACCGGACACGTCGTTGCGGGGGGGCTGGGCGTAGGTGTTGCCAAATCCTACTCGGTGACGGGCGACACGGTGAATACTGCCCAGCGATTGCAGTCGATGGCGTCTCCGGGCGAGGTGCTGGTCGGACCGTTGACCCACCGTCTGACGCGGCATGCGTTCTCCTACGACTCGCTTGGCGAGGTCTCGCTCAAGGGGAAGATGGGCAGCGTTCTGGTTCACCGTCTGAACGCGCCGCTCGAGGCGCCCCGTGCGGCACGAGGCCTCGACACGCTGGGCCTCAATGCGCCGCTGATAGGGCGCGACGCCGAGCTTGCGCGCACGATCGGCAGCCTTGACCTCGCGTGCGGCGGCGCGGCCCAATTGGTGCGGCTGGTCGGTGAGGCGGGTATCGGGAAAACCCGTCTGGTCAACGAATTCGTCGGCCGTATCCGCGATGAGGATCGCTTTGCGGGCGTGGCGATCCGGCAGGCGGTCTGCTCGCCGCTGGGCGAACAATCCTACGGCACTCTCGCCGCAGTGCTGCGCAGTGCCTATGGTATCGCACAGAAGGCCGGCGCCGCAGAGGCGGCGGCGAAGGTTGCCGAAGCGCTGTCAGAGCTTGGCCTCCCGGCCGAGGAGGCCGACCGCTTGATGCCTCTCTATTTGCACGTTCTTGGCCTCGGCGACCCGAACGCCGTGCTGAGGCATGTCGAGCCGGAGCAGCTCCGCCGACAGATCTTTTTCGCGATCCGCACCGTCTTCGAACGGCGCCTCGCTTTGTCGCCGCTTCTGATCATCGTCGAGGACCTGCATTGGGCCGATGCGGTGTCGCTTGAAGCACTACGGTTTCTGATGGACCGGCTGGAGCGGACGCGACTGATGCTGCTGTTCACACATCGGCCAATGCTCGAACTGGATCGGTTCGGTTCGAGCCGGATCAGCCATACAACCCTTCGATTGCCTCCGCTCGGCGACGTAGACGGACAAAGGCTGCTGGCGGCCTATTTCAGTCCCAGCTGGCGTGAAGCGCCGGGACATTTGTTCAGTCGAATCCTCGAGCGCGCGAGCGGCAATCCACTTTTCCTCGAGGAAATCATCCGCGGACTCATCGAAGCCGGTACCCTGGAGCGTGACGGTGCGCAGTGGCGGATCAAGTCGGATGAAGCCGCCGCCGATATCCCGGCAAGCATTCAGGCGCTGTTGCTGGCGCGCCTGGACCGGCTGCCGCATGATGTGCGCCGGCTGGCCCAGGAGGCCGCGGTGATCGGCCCGCGCTTTGATGCGGCTGTTCTCCGTGCGACCGCAACCGAGCGGGAGAGGGTCGAAGCAGGGCTCGAACTTCTGTGCGACGCCGAGATCGTCGAGGAGGTCGCGGGCTCGAACTCGAGTTCGTTGCGATCCTATCGCTTTACGCAAACCATGCTTCAGGACGTGATCTACCAGAACCTGCTGTTGCAGCGCCGAATCGAACTCCACGGACGGATTGGTGCCGCTCTAGAGCGGCTCTATGGCAAGGAGCCCGAACGGCTCGAAGACCTGATTCTGCTCGGGCATCATTTCAGCCTGAGCGCAAGCAAGCTGAGAGGCGCGCGCTATCTACGCGTGGCCGGCGATCGCGCACGCGCGAGCTATGCCAATGACGATGCCCTTCGTTTCTACCAGCAGTCCCTGTCTGTGCTGTCGACCGGTAGCGAACGACAGCCGGAGCACCTGGTCCTGTACGAGCGCATTGCGGACCTCTGTCGCGTGGCCGGCCGCCGAAGCACGGCCGAGGAGCACTATCAGAGCGCGCTGGAGGGGCACCGTGCCGCTGGGGACCGCATCGGCGAAGCCCGGATTCTTCGCAAGCTCGGCCGATTGTTGTGGGACGCCGGCAAGCGCACCAAGGCAGAGGCGCACTACGCCGAAGCGGCTGAGCGGCTTGGCGGGATCGAGGCACCGATCGAATGGGCGCACCTCCTGCAAGAGCGCGGCCGCCTCGCGTTTCGTGTGGGCGATCACGTCGCCGCCGCGAGATGGGCAGACGAGGCGCTCGGCTACGCGCGGTCCGTGCCGGCGGACGCGGACGGGCAGGCCGGGCTCGAGGCGGCGCGTGCCGTTGCGGAGGCGCTCAACACCAAGGCGGTTGCGCTGGCGCGGCTTGGACGGCACCAGGAGGCGGTGCGCGAGGTGGAGCAAAGTGTCGCGGCAGCCGAAGCCGCTGGCCTCCTCAACGTGGCGTGTCGCGGCTACACCAACCTTGGCGTGCTCTATACGATCGTCGACCCGGCGCAAGCCATGGAGGTTTGCCGGCGCGGCCTAGGTATTGCGCTTCGCATCGCCGATCTCGGCTTCCAGGCACGACTCCTCGCCAACTTTGCCGTCGCCTGTTGCACTTTCACGGACAGATGCACCGAGGAGGGCGTGCCGGCTGCCGAAAAGGCGGTCGAGATCGACCGTGCGCTCGATCAGCGCGAGCATCTCCCGGTACCTTTGATCGTGCTCGGGCAGATCCATCAATGCCATTTCCGCCCCGATCTCGCCGCCCGCTGCTACAAGGAGGCCATCGACGTGGCGAGCGAGACCGGCGAGCCGCAGCTGCTCTTTCCATGCTATGATGGTCTTGCGACGCTGAACCTTGATCGCGGCGACATGCCCGAGGCCGAGCGGTATTTCGCGCTCGCCCATGAGGTCTGCGCCCGGCACGGGCTCGATCCGGCAGGGCTGATCGTCCTGCCGTTTCTTGACTAG
- a CDS encoding redoxin domain-containing protein has protein sequence MSETHVDGPLQPGDRAPNIVLDAITREGKIALEDFRGQSPILIGLFRGLHCPFCRRHIAAQAQLDAALHEKGVESLTVVNTPIERARLYFRYHPLPNLLAASDPERKSHRAFGLPNLEFTESETEWPHKVGMDVVRSMQVEIPGELSGPMNRLAAFDYLNNKDGYEIMEADKRMEATGLGQLFGQFLLDREGIVRWTFTEVPDGGQRMFGAPNPRELMSAASQMAG, from the coding sequence ATGTCCGAAACTCATGTCGATGGACCACTTCAACCGGGCGATCGTGCACCGAACATCGTGCTGGACGCCATCACACGCGAAGGAAAGATCGCGCTCGAAGATTTCCGCGGACAAAGTCCGATATTGATCGGCTTGTTTCGGGGGCTCCATTGCCCGTTCTGCCGCCGCCATATCGCGGCACAGGCGCAACTTGACGCCGCCCTGCACGAGAAAGGCGTCGAAAGCCTCACGGTGGTCAACACGCCGATCGAGCGCGCGCGACTCTATTTCCGGTACCACCCGTTGCCCAATCTGCTTGCCGCATCCGATCCCGAGCGCAAGTCGCACCGCGCGTTCGGCTTGCCCAATCTCGAGTTTACCGAAAGCGAAACCGAGTGGCCGCACAAGGTAGGCATGGATGTGGTGAGGAGCATGCAGGTCGAAATTCCGGGCGAATTGTCCGGACCGATGAATCGACTGGCGGCGTTTGACTACCTCAACAACAAGGACGGTTACGAGATCATGGAAGCCGACAAGCGCATGGAAGCAACCGGCCTTGGCCAGTTGTTCGGTCAGTTCCTGCTCGACCGCGAGGGGATCGTGCGCTGGACCTTCACCGAGGTTCCTGACGGCGGCCAGCGCATGTTCGGAGCGCCGAACCCTCGGGAGTTGATGTCGGCGGCCTCTCAGATGGCAGGCTAG
- a CDS encoding MFS transporter has product MNTAARPSPLAPFRIRNYRFQWPSDLLTSWAFEVETLVLGWYIMVETGSVLLLTILASLQYVGTLIAPVFGMIGDRMGHRDLLVAMRLAYTALSSTVMALALTGHLAPLNVMIIVAVMGLIRPSDLGIRGALLASIMPAEQLVGAISLSRTTQDSARIAGALSGAGLFAALGIGLVYVAIAGLYFAAAILMLCLTRPPKSSAANHHPTGDRASTRLLRDLKEGIVYAWNGPGMRAALCVAFLANLTAFPLTNGLLPFVARDIFHTDQTGLGYLSASFAVGSLIGSITLSLVGGLRIARLLIGATLAWYAMLLVFVGLRTMPVAMACLVLAGIAQSMSMIAAAVILMRAASAHLRGRVMGVRMMVIYGLPLGLLAAGSLIDRIGYSATGSLYAISGFIAMMAIAVRWRDDLWPAHAPANAR; this is encoded by the coding sequence TTGAACACAGCCGCACGACCTTCCCCGCTCGCGCCATTCCGCATCCGCAACTATCGCTTTCAATGGCCATCCGATCTGCTCACCTCCTGGGCGTTCGAGGTCGAGACGCTGGTGCTCGGCTGGTACATCATGGTGGAGACGGGCTCGGTGCTGCTGCTGACCATCCTGGCATCGCTGCAATATGTCGGAACGCTGATTGCGCCGGTGTTCGGGATGATCGGAGACCGCATGGGTCACAGGGATCTTCTCGTCGCCATGCGTCTTGCCTATACGGCACTGTCTTCGACCGTCATGGCGTTGGCCCTCACCGGCCATCTGGCGCCGCTCAATGTGATGATCATCGTCGCGGTCATGGGCCTGATCCGTCCTTCCGATCTCGGCATTCGCGGCGCGCTGCTCGCCAGCATCATGCCGGCCGAACAACTGGTTGGTGCCATCAGCCTGTCGCGCACGACCCAGGATAGCGCGCGCATCGCCGGCGCCCTGAGCGGCGCCGGACTGTTTGCCGCGCTTGGCATCGGCCTCGTTTATGTGGCGATCGCCGGTCTCTATTTCGCGGCCGCGATCCTGATGCTCTGCCTGACCCGGCCGCCAAAGTCCTCTGCCGCAAACCATCACCCGACGGGCGACCGCGCCAGCACGAGACTGCTGCGCGACCTGAAGGAGGGCATCGTTTATGCCTGGAATGGCCCGGGGATGAGAGCGGCGCTCTGTGTCGCATTCTTGGCCAATCTCACGGCCTTTCCGCTGACGAACGGACTATTACCTTTCGTCGCGCGCGACATCTTTCATACCGATCAGACCGGTCTTGGCTATCTGTCGGCGAGTTTCGCCGTGGGCTCGCTCATCGGTTCGATCACGCTCAGCCTTGTGGGCGGCTTGCGCATCGCCCGGCTTCTGATCGGCGCGACACTCGCCTGGTACGCGATGTTGCTCGTGTTCGTGGGGCTGAGGACCATGCCGGTTGCCATGGCCTGCCTCGTGCTCGCCGGCATCGCCCAGAGCATGTCGATGATTGCGGCCGCCGTGATCCTGATGCGTGCGGCAAGCGCGCACCTCCGGGGCCGCGTGATGGGGGTGCGCATGATGGTGATCTACGGCTTGCCACTCGGGCTGCTGGCGGCAGGCAGCTTGATCGATCGCATCGGCTATTCGGCGACGGGCTCGCTGTATGCGATCTCGGGGTTCATTGCGATGATGGCAATTGCCGTGCGCTGGCGCGACGATCTGTGGCCGGC
- a CDS encoding branched-chain amino acid ABC transporter permease has protein sequence MTAILTNLFDGVAYGMLLFVLACGLAVTLGLMNFVNLAHGAFAMAGGYICAVLVNQQGWPFFAALPLAFVSAAVIGIALERTLYRHLYTRSHLDQVLFTIGLTFMSVAAVDYVMGSSRVFINLPAALQGQFDLFGVGIGRYRLMIILICGLLTIALQLVLAKTRFGSRLRAAVDDPRAASGLGINVPQVFAFTFAFGCGLAGLGGALSAEILGLDPYFPLKFMIYFLIVVTVGGSSSITGPFLASLLLGIGDVAGKYYVPKMGPFVIYTMMIVILIWRPNGLFGRAAAR, from the coding sequence ATGACCGCAATCCTCACCAACCTGTTCGATGGCGTTGCCTACGGCATGCTGCTGTTCGTGCTCGCTTGCGGGCTCGCGGTCACGCTCGGTCTGATGAACTTCGTCAATCTCGCGCACGGCGCCTTTGCCATGGCCGGCGGCTATATCTGCGCCGTGCTGGTCAACCAGCAGGGCTGGCCGTTCTTCGCCGCACTGCCGCTCGCCTTCGTCTCCGCCGCCGTGATCGGCATCGCGCTGGAGCGAACGCTCTACCGCCACCTCTATACGCGCAGCCATCTCGACCAGGTGCTGTTCACGATTGGCTTGACGTTTATGTCGGTTGCGGCCGTCGACTACGTCATGGGATCGTCGCGGGTGTTCATCAATCTGCCGGCGGCGCTCCAGGGCCAGTTCGACCTGTTCGGCGTCGGCATCGGCCGCTACCGGCTGATGATCATCCTCATCTGCGGTCTCCTCACCATCGCGCTCCAGCTCGTGCTGGCGAAGACCCGCTTTGGCAGCCGCTTGCGCGCCGCGGTCGACGATCCGCGCGCCGCTAGCGGCCTCGGCATCAATGTGCCGCAGGTGTTCGCCTTCACCTTTGCGTTCGGTTGCGGCCTCGCGGGCCTCGGCGGCGCGCTGAGCGCGGAGATCCTCGGGCTCGATCCGTACTTCCCGCTGAAATTCATGATCTACTTCCTGATCGTGGTCACCGTCGGCGGCTCCTCCTCAATTACCGGTCCATTTCTGGCTTCGCTTCTGCTCGGCATCGGCGACGTGGCCGGCAAGTATTACGTGCCGAAGATGGGTCCCTTCGTGATCTACACCATGATGATCGTGATCCTGATCTGGCGCCCGAACGGCCTGTTCGGCCGCGCGGCTGCGCGTTGA
- a CDS encoding redoxin domain-containing protein codes for MSERHVDGPLQPGDRAPNIVLDAITREGKIALEDFRGHSPILVGLFRGLHCPFCRRHIAAQAQLDAALRDKGVESLTVVNTPIERARLYFRYHPLPNLLAASDPERVSHRAFGLPNLEFTENETEWPRKVGMDVVMSMPVAMPGELPGPMTRPAAAEYLNNKDGYEMMEADQRMAATGQGQLFGQFLLDREGIVRWTFTEVPDGGQRMFGAPSPQELMSAASQVAG; via the coding sequence ATGTCAGAGCGTCATGTCGATGGACCACTTCAACCGGGCGATCGTGCACCGAATATCGTGCTGGACGCCATCACACGCGAGGGAAAGATCGCGCTCGAAGATTTTCGCGGGCATAGTCCGATATTGGTCGGCTTGTTTCGTGGCTTGCACTGCCCGTTCTGCCGGCGCCACATCGCGGCACAGGCACAGCTTGATGCAGCTCTGCGCGACAAGGGCGTCGAAAGCCTCACCGTGGTCAATACGCCGATCGAGCGCGCGCGGCTCTACTTCCGCTATCATCCATTGCCAAACCTGCTCGCCGCGTCCGACCCCGAGCGGGTCTCGCATCGCGCCTTCGGCCTGCCCAATCTCGAATTCACGGAGAACGAGACCGAGTGGCCGCGCAAGGTTGGCATGGATGTGGTCATGAGCATGCCGGTCGCGATGCCGGGCGAATTGCCCGGGCCGATGACCCGGCCGGCGGCGGCCGAGTACCTCAACAACAAGGACGGCTACGAGATGATGGAAGCCGATCAGCGCATGGCGGCAACCGGCCAGGGCCAGCTATTCGGCCAATTCCTGCTCGATCGGGAGGGGATCGTGCGCTGGACTTTTACCGAGGTTCCTGACGGCGGCCAGCGCATGTTCGGGGCGCCGAGCCCACAGGAGTTGATGTCGGCTGCCTCGCAGGTGGCAGGCTAG